Proteins from a genomic interval of Lolium perenne isolate Kyuss_39 chromosome 1, Kyuss_2.0, whole genome shotgun sequence:
- the LOC127319175 gene encoding EPIDERMAL PATTERNING FACTOR-like protein 8 isoform X2, with protein MPPPTGSRRPGCDGGSMLRLLLVGSLCCGCFFLVELWDNGALRSDSGKMAGAATHHAGHDPLQDIGHYYNGAGGRRLLSGGPGSHPPRCTSKCGSCSPCSPVHVSVPPGVLVTTEYYPVAWRCKCRDRLYMP; from the exons ATGCCGCCGCCCACGGGGAGCCGGCGGCCGGGGTGCGACGGCGGCTCCATGCTCAGGCTGCTCCTCGTCGGCTCCCTCTGCTGCGGCTGCTTCTTCCTCGTCGAGCTCTGGGACAATGGCGCGCTCCGTTCAG ATTCCGGGAAGATGGCAGGAGCAGCGACCCACCACGCCGGTCATGATCCG CTGCAGGACATCGGTCACTACTACAACGGCGCCGGCGGGCGTCGGCTGCTTTCCGGCGGCCCAGGGTCGCACCCGCCGCGGTGCACGTCCAAGTGCGGCAGCTGCAGCCCGTGCTCGCCCGTGCACGTGTCCGTGCCGCCGGGCGTGCTGGTCACCACGGAGTACTACCCGGTGGCGTGGCGCTGCAAGTGCCGCGACCGCCTCTACATGCCGTGA
- the LOC127319175 gene encoding uncharacterized protein isoform X1, which translates to MPPPTGSRRPGCDGGSMLRLLLVGSLCCGCFFLVELWDNGALRSDSGKMAGAATHHAGHDPVSPSTDLQDIGHYYNGAGGRRLLSGGPGSHPPRCTSKCGSCSPCSPVHVSVPPGVLVTTEYYPVAWRCKCRDRLYMP; encoded by the exons ATGCCGCCGCCCACGGGGAGCCGGCGGCCGGGGTGCGACGGCGGCTCCATGCTCAGGCTGCTCCTCGTCGGCTCCCTCTGCTGCGGCTGCTTCTTCCTCGTCGAGCTCTGGGACAATGGCGCGCTCCGTTCAG ATTCCGGGAAGATGGCAGGAGCAGCGACCCACCACGCCGGTCATGATCCGGTCAGTCCCAGCACCGAT CTGCAGGACATCGGTCACTACTACAACGGCGCCGGCGGGCGTCGGCTGCTTTCCGGCGGCCCAGGGTCGCACCCGCCGCGGTGCACGTCCAAGTGCGGCAGCTGCAGCCCGTGCTCGCCCGTGCACGTGTCCGTGCCGCCGGGCGTGCTGGTCACCACGGAGTACTACCCGGTGGCGTGGCGCTGCAAGTGCCGCGACCGCCTCTACATGCCGTGA
- the LOC127319158 gene encoding CBL-interacting protein kinase 28, with protein MEERSILMERYEIGRQLGQGTFAKVYYARNLTNGQSVAIKMIDKEKVLRIGLMDQIKREISIMRIVRHPNVLQLFEVMATRSKIYFALEYAKGGELFNKLAKGKLSEDGARKYFHQLISAVDYCHSRGVYHRDLKPENLLMDENETLRVSDFGLSALTESKWQDGLLHTACGTPAYVAPEVLSRKGYSGAKADVWSCGVILFVLAASYLPFHERNLIELYRKIAKAEYKCPRFFSAELKELLQGILDPDPNTRMSIARVKRSAWYKKPNEITAHKIQSLDRICNSSDGTLSLTNMNAFDIISLSSGFDLSGLFDERYSQREARFTSKQPPATVLVRLKELAKRMKLKVTKKEDGFLKLTTGKEGKKGVLAFDAEIFEVAPSFLLVELTKTNGDTLEYQKLLKEDIRPSLKDIVWAWHGDVRQQTQLPQDAEQQPQPSSLPPLPPRRLED; from the coding sequence ATGGAAGAGAGGAGTATTTTGATGGAACGGTATGAAATCGGGAGACAGTTAGGACAAGGCACCTTTGCGAAGGTATACTACGCTCGCAATCTAACCAATGGTCAGTCCGTCGCCATAAAAATGATCGACAAGGAGAAGGTCTTGAGGATTGGTCTCATGGATCAGATAAAGAGGGAGATCTCGATAATGAGAATTGTAAGGCATCCGAATGTTCTGCAGCTTTTTGAGGTAATGGCTACCAGGAGCAAGATTTACTTTGCTTTGGAGTATGCTAAAGGTGGTGAGCTTTTCAACAAATTAGCCAAAGGGAAGCTTAGCGAGGACGGCGCAAGAAAATATTTCCATCAGTTGATCTCTGCTGTAGATTATTGTCACAGTAGAGGTGTTTATCATCGTGACTTGAAGCCTGAAAACCTACTAATGGATGAGAATGAAACCCTTAGGGTCTCTGATTTTGGTTTAAGTGCGCTAACCGAGTCAAAGTGGCAAGATGGTCTGCTCCACACCGCATGTGGAACTCCCGCTTATGTTGCTCCTGAAGTGCTCAGCAGGAAAGGGTACAGTGGTGCAAAGGCAGATGTATGGTCTTGTGGGGTAATTCTGTTTGTTCTTGCAGCCAGTTATCTTCCTTTCCACGAAAGAAATCTTATTGAGTTGTATAGGAAGATTGCAAAAGCTGAGTACAAATGCCCTCGTTTTTTCTCTGCTGAGCTAAAGGAACTCCTTCAGGGAATCCTTGATCCTGATCCTAATACTAGAATGTCCATCGCAAGAGTAAAGAGAAGTGCTTGGTACAAGAAGCCGAATGAGATAACAGCACATAAGATTCAATCGTTAGATAGGATTTGCAACAGTTCCGACGGAACATTGAGCCTGACAAACATGAACGCATTTGACATTATTTCCCTCTCTAGCGGATTTGACCTGTCTGGTTTGTTTGACGAAAGATATAGCCAAAGGGAGGCTCGGTTTACTTCCAAGCAGCCGCCAGCAACCGTGCTTGTGAGGCTTAAAGAACTGGCCAAACGCATGAAACTTAAAGTTACAAAGAAAGAGGATGGATTTCTGAAATTGACCACAGGGAAAGAAGGAAAGAAGGGTGTTCTTGCGTTTGATGCAGAAATCTTTGAGGTTGCGCCGTCGTTTCTCCTAGTCGAGTTGACGAAAACCAATGGTGACACCTTGGAGTACCAAAAACTGTTGAAAGAGGACATTAGGCCATCGCTTAAGGATATTGTTTGGGCATGGCATGGTGATGTTCGCCAGCAGACACAGCTACCTCAGGATGCAGAGCAGCAGCCGCAACCGTCATCGCTGCCACCACTCCCACCACGACGGTTAGAAGATTAG
- the LOC127319183 gene encoding DNA replication licensing factor MCM3 homolog 1 — MDVNEEAMAANKRAFLDFLDQDVGKGVYMQAVRDMVQSKRHRLTIGMDDLRNHNLDLARRIIRSPGEFMQPASDAVTEVARNLDPKFLKEGERVLVGFTGPFGFHRVTPRDLMSSFIGTMVCVEGIVTKCSLVRPKVVKSVHYCPATNAFLSREYRDITSFVGLPTGSVYPTRDENGNLLVTEYGMCEYKDHQTLSMQEVPENAAPGQLPRSVDVIVEDDLVDCCKPGDRVSIVGLYKALPGKSKGSVSGVFRTVLIANNVSLLNKEANAPVYTREDLKRMKEISKRSDTFDLLGNSLAPSIYGHLWIKKAVVLLMLGGVEKNLKNGTHLRGDINMMMVGDPSVAKSQLLRAVMNIAPLAISTTGRGSSGVGLTAAVTSDQETGERRLEAGAMVLADRGVVCIDEFDKMNDQDRVAIHEVMEQQTVTIAKAGIHASLNARCSVIAAANPIYGSYDRSITPTKNIGLPDSLLSRFDLLFIVLDQMDADIDRQISEHVARMHRYCADDGGSRSLDKAGYAVEEEDGDANAAIFVKYDRMLHGQDRRRGKKAKQDRLTIKFLKKYIHYAKNLIQPKLTDEASDHIATSYAELRDGSANAKAGGGTLPITARTLETMIRLSTAHAKMKLRHEVLKIDVEAALQVLNFAIFHKELTDMEDREQKEMEKQQAENEAAAGADNADGHGDASGNGDENGGTGNDPMDVDGSNASKDHDVSSQRIEAFEAILGQHVLANHVDQMSIDEVEQTVNRDAAAPYTRGQVEFILERMQDANRIMIRDGIVRII, encoded by the exons ATGGACGTCAACGAGGAGGCCATGGCGGCGAACAAGCGCGCCTTCCTCGACTTCCTCGACCAAGAC GTCGGCAAGGGCGTGTACATGCAGGCCGTGCGCGACATGGTCCAGAGCAAGCGCCACCGGCTCACCATCGGCATGGACGACCTGCGCAACCACAACCTCGACCTCGCCCGCCG GATCATACGGAGCCCCGGGGAGTTCATGCAGCCGGCGTCGGACGCGGTCACGGAGGTGGCCAGGAACCTGGACCCCAAGTTCCTCAAGGAAGGGGAGCGCGTCCTGGTGGGGTTCACCGGGCCGTTTGGATTCCACAGGGTCACGCCCAGGGACCTCATGTCCTCCTTCATCGGGACCATGGTCTGCGTCGAGGGCATCGTCACCAAAT GCTCATTGGTGAGGCCAAAGGTTGTCAAGAGTGTTCACTACTGCCCTGCAACGAATGCTTTTCTCTCGCGTGAATACAGGGACATCACATCTTTTGTAGGCCTGCCAACTGGTTCTGTTTATCCAACTAGG GATGAAAACGGCAATTTGTTGGTCACCGAGTATGGGATGTGTGAATACAAGGATCACCAGACCTTGTCCATGCAAGAGGTTCCTGAAAATGCTGCCCCTGGACAACTTCCAAGAAGTGTAGATGTTATTgtagaagatgatcttgtagattGTTGCAAGCCAGGTGACCGTGTCTCAATCGTTGGTCTATACAAGGCTCTTCCAGGGAAAAGCAAGGGCAGTGTTAGTGGTGTCTTCAG GACTGTCCTTATTGCAAATAATGTTTCACTTCTGAACAAAGAGGCAAATGCGCCTGTCTATACTCGGGAAGATCTGAAGCGGATGAAAGAAATTTCAAAGAGAAGTGACACATTTGACTTGCTTGGGAATTCACTTGCTCCTTCAATTTATGGCCATCTCTGGATAAAGAAGGCAGTTGTACTATTAATGCTTGGTGGTGTTGAGAAGAATCTGAAAAATGGAACTCACTTGAGAGG AGATATAAACATGATGATGGTGGGAGATCCTTCAGTTGCCAAGTCTCAGCTTCTGAGAGCTGTTATGAACATAGCCCCTTTGGCTATCTCaactactggaaggggttcatctGGTGTTGGTTTGACTGCTGCTGTCACTTCTGACCAAGAGACTG GGGAAAGAAGGCTCGAGGCTGGTGCCATGGTTCTTGCTGATCGTGGTGTTGTGTGCATTGATGAGTTTGATAAGATGAACGATCAAGATCGAGTTGCTATACATGAAGTCATGGAACAGCAAACTGTGACAATTGCCAAGGCAGGAATACATGCATCGCTAAATGCAAGATGCAGTGTAATTGCTGCAGCAAATCCAATATATGGATCC TATGATCGTTCAATAACACCAACAAAGAACATTGGGCTTCCGGATTCACTGCTCTCTCGTTTTGATCTGCTCTTTATtgttcttgatcaaatggatgctgATATCGACCGTCAGATTTCAGAACATGTTGCACGGATGCATAGATACTGCGCTGATGATGGAG GATCAAGGTCTCTTGATAAAGCAGGATATGCTGTGGAGGAAGAAGATGGTGATGCTAATGCAGCCATATTTGTTAAATATGATAGAATGCTCCATGGACAGGATAGAAGGCGAGGCAAGAAGGCCAAACAGGACAGGCTGACTATCAAATTCCTGAAGAAATATATACACTATGCAAAGAACCTTATTCAGCCAAAGCTCACTGATGAG GCATCTGATCACATTGCAACTTCATATGCTGAGCTCAGAGATGGTAGTGCAAATGCAAAG GCTGGTGGAGGTACGCTTCCAATTACAGCAAGGACATTGGAAACAATGATCCGTCTATCTACTGCCCACGCAAAGATGAAACTGAGACACGAG GTTCTGAAAATTGATGTTGAGGCTGCATTGCAAGTTCTGAATTTTGCAATATTCCACAAGGAACTGACTGATATGGAAGATCGTGAACAGAAAGAGATGGAGAAACAACAAGCTGAAAATGAAGCAGCTGCAGGTGCTGATAATGCAGATGGGCATGGAGATGCTAGTGGCAATGGAGACGAGAATGGAGG CACTGGTAATGACCCAATGGATGTTGATGGAAGCAATGCATCAAAGGATCACGATGTTTCTTCACAGAG AATTGAAGCATTTGAGGCGATTCTTGGACAGCATGTGTTGGCAAACCATGTTGATCAGATGTCCATTGATGAAGTTGAGCAAACAGTCAATAGGGATGCAGCTGCACCTTACACTAGAGGCCAAGTAGAGTTCATCTTGGAG AggatgcaagatgcaaacaggATAATGATTCGAGATGGCATTGTCCGCATCATCTAA